One region of Flavobacterium sp. GSB-24 genomic DNA includes:
- a CDS encoding carboxypeptidase-like regulatory domain-containing protein, with the protein MVKKYLAALILMAFTFASAQQQEITVTGIVIDARTQNPLENVVVTIQNTAVMQLTSKDGKFELHIFPQKEQLLLLRNQGYKDYILKIQSSKQNINLGTLQIEDTYSDEVPAALITLSDNDFSEDNSSSEMTSGLLQSSKDAFMQASAFNWGQARFRIRGLDSENGTMMLNGMTMNKIYDGRPQWNNWGGLNNVLRNQEFSVGTAASNYTFGGILGTQQITTRASLYRKGISLTFSGSNTTYTWRAIGTYASGMNSSGWAYAVAAGKRWADEGYFEGTNFNADSFFISVEKKLNNRNSLNFTGFYTPNSRGKNSANTSEVTSLMGEKYNSYWGLQNGEKRNARVKNVEEPLVMLNHYFKIDAKTNLNSSVMYQFGKVGNSSIDYQNADSPDPVYYKKMPSYFSSLYAKDQGQFSGEFTPDYENAAKNTIALLENPQIDWESMYLANQNPTENGYEPAKSKYVLYEDRTDDKTFAVNSNLNTQITPNISFDGGFTFRKLKSHNFQYLLDLLGGEYFEDIDPFYKGNLSQSDLQHPDRKVKKGDIYGYNNNLLANTLDVFTQFKFTYNKTEFYLAQSYAMSDYQREGLYQNGLYPTSSLGKSDKVNFENFGFKGGFTYKISGKQLLFFNAAHLTRAPSLRNTFSNSRLNNSIVNGIESENISSAEANYVYRSPKLKMRFTAYYTLIKNTSKISFFYAEGIFDNGAGYDATDAFVSQTLTHLDKKNTGAELSLEYQFSSTVKATLSTAYGNYVYSSNPNVSITNDANAAKDGAQTTFDFGQAYLKNYKQPGTPQQAYSFGMEYRDSKFWWLAANINYLAESYIDVLPISRTSQFYINPANNFPFPEATSERGNELLKQEKFDPVSLLNISGGKSWRIRKKYIGLFASVNNVFNSIYKTGGFEQARNANFRALNQDISSGTPSFGPKYYYGYGRTYFLNLTIGL; encoded by the coding sequence ATGGTAAAAAAATACTTAGCAGCTTTAATTTTAATGGCCTTTACTTTTGCGTCGGCACAGCAGCAAGAAATAACTGTTACTGGAATCGTTATTGATGCGCGAACTCAAAATCCGCTGGAAAATGTAGTCGTGACGATACAGAATACAGCAGTGATGCAGCTCACGTCAAAAGATGGAAAATTTGAACTTCATATATTTCCGCAAAAAGAACAATTACTTTTGCTGAGAAACCAAGGATACAAAGATTATATTTTAAAAATCCAATCTTCAAAACAAAACATTAATCTAGGAACTTTACAGATCGAAGATACTTATTCGGATGAAGTTCCAGCTGCATTGATTACTTTGTCTGATAATGATTTTTCTGAAGATAACAGCTCCTCAGAAATGACATCTGGACTTTTACAATCTTCAAAAGATGCCTTTATGCAGGCATCTGCGTTTAATTGGGGTCAAGCTCGGTTTAGAATTCGCGGTTTAGACAGTGAAAACGGAACCATGATGCTCAACGGAATGACAATGAACAAAATCTACGACGGAAGACCGCAGTGGAACAATTGGGGAGGCTTAAATAATGTATTGCGTAATCAAGAATTTTCGGTTGGAACGGCTGCATCAAATTATACTTTCGGTGGAATTTTAGGGACACAGCAAATAACAACTCGAGCTTCCTTATACCGAAAGGGAATATCACTTACATTTTCTGGAAGCAATACAACATACACTTGGCGTGCAATTGGAACATATGCATCTGGAATGAATTCTTCTGGTTGGGCTTATGCGGTTGCAGCTGGAAAAAGATGGGCGGATGAAGGTTACTTTGAAGGAACAAATTTCAATGCAGATTCTTTTTTCATTAGTGTCGAAAAGAAATTAAACAACAGAAATTCTCTGAATTTTACAGGGTTTTATACTCCGAATTCGCGCGGAAAAAATTCGGCAAATACAAGTGAAGTGACCAGTTTAATGGGCGAAAAATACAATTCGTACTGGGGATTACAGAATGGTGAAAAACGAAACGCAAGAGTTAAAAATGTTGAAGAACCATTAGTAATGCTGAATCATTATTTTAAAATTGATGCTAAAACAAACCTGAATTCGAGCGTTATGTATCAATTTGGGAAAGTCGGAAACAGCAGTATAGATTATCAAAATGCAGATAGTCCAGATCCCGTTTATTATAAAAAAATGCCAAGTTATTTTAGTTCGCTTTATGCGAAAGATCAAGGACAATTTTCAGGTGAGTTTACTCCAGATTATGAAAATGCAGCAAAAAATACAATTGCACTTCTAGAAAATCCTCAGATTGATTGGGAGTCAATGTATCTTGCTAATCAAAATCCAACGGAAAATGGTTATGAACCTGCCAAAAGTAAATATGTTCTTTATGAAGACCGAACAGACGATAAGACGTTTGCAGTAAATTCAAACTTAAACACGCAGATTACTCCAAATATTTCATTTGATGGCGGATTCACTTTCCGAAAATTAAAATCACATAATTTTCAGTATTTGCTGGATCTTTTAGGCGGAGAATATTTTGAAGATATTGATCCATTTTACAAAGGAAATCTTTCACAATCAGATTTACAGCATCCAGATCGAAAAGTTAAGAAAGGAGATATCTATGGGTATAATAATAATTTGCTTGCTAATACTTTAGATGTTTTCACGCAGTTTAAATTTACTTATAATAAAACAGAATTTTATCTGGCACAATCATACGCAATGTCGGATTATCAAAGAGAAGGATTGTATCAAAACGGACTTTATCCAACTTCTTCACTGGGAAAAAGTGATAAGGTTAACTTTGAAAATTTTGGTTTCAAAGGCGGATTTACGTATAAAATCTCTGGAAAGCAGCTGTTGTTTTTTAATGCAGCGCATTTGACAAGAGCTCCTTCTCTTAGAAATACATTTTCAAATTCACGATTAAATAATTCGATAGTTAATGGAATTGAAAGTGAAAATATTAGCAGTGCTGAAGCTAATTATGTTTATCGTTCACCAAAACTTAAAATGCGTTTTACGGCTTATTATACTTTAATAAAAAACACTTCAAAAATTTCTTTTTTCTATGCCGAAGGAATTTTCGATAACGGAGCAGGTTATGATGCTACAGATGCTTTTGTAAGTCAGACTTTAACGCATTTAGACAAGAAAAATACTGGAGCAGAATTAAGTTTAGAATATCAATTTTCATCGACAGTAAAAGCGACCTTGTCTACAGCGTACGGAAATTATGTTTACAGCAGTAATCCAAACGTATCAATTACAAATGATGCAAACGCAGCAAAAGATGGTGCGCAGACTACCTTTGATTTTGGTCAAGCCTATCTTAAAAATTACAAACAGCCAGGAACTCCGCAGCAGGCTTATTCGTTTGGAATGGAATATCGCGATTCAAAATTTTGGTGGCTGGCTGCTAATATTAATTATTTGGCAGAAAGTTATATCGATGTTTTGCCAATTTCAAGAACTTCCCAGTTTTACATAAATCCAGCCAATAATTTTCCTTTTCCTGAAGCAACTTCAGAAAGAGGAAATGAATTATTAAAACAAGAAAAGTTTGATCCAGTATCATTATTAAATATAAGTGGAGGAAAGTCATGGCGCATTCGTAAAAAATATATAGGTCTTTTTGCCAGCGTTAATAACGTTTTCAATTCAATATATAAAACTGGAGGTTTTGAACAGGCGCGGAATGCAAACTTCAGAGCTTTAAATCAAGATATTTCCAGCGGAACTCCATCCTTTGGTCCTAAATATTATTATGGTTACGGAAGAACTTATTTTTTAAATCTCACCATTGGATTGTAA
- a CDS encoding DUF5689 domain-containing protein: MKNIFLNSFFGLSLFIITSCSTEVETPKLVCTQPDFTVNKNVEKVYELSNNTAKQYLYDDIIEAYVVSSDEDGNFFKTISLQTVPTSQTPSIGFSVPIDASNTYIDYRIGNKVYVKLKNQFTDLYYGGLRIGSLYVSNAGDPTIGRISQNDYKNVLNASCTIIDENTLVESLSIEEALKDNKLNTLIELNDVEFTEAALGRHYFEESNNVGGSTNWNLRDKTGNQIIFRTSSYAKFADHFVPEGSGKVRGVLTKFGTDYQLMVRSDSDIDMNGKRNVPFFAEDFQSVKNNVNFALPGWSNIVEKATKLWKSMVYAGNGYAEFNTTSTTAAENIAWLVSPKINLAGYKNAVLSFRSAQHDLKMDSPLNTLEIYVSTNFDGSNVTKAKWTKLEAKVPSLATPTREFISSGGIDLSAYSGNIHIAFKYIGSGKDKTLNGAFMVDDIKIFGEK; the protein is encoded by the coding sequence ATGAAAAACATATTTTTAAATTCATTTTTTGGACTATCATTATTTATTATCACGAGTTGCAGTACCGAAGTCGAAACGCCGAAATTAGTCTGTACACAGCCAGATTTCACAGTAAATAAGAATGTAGAAAAAGTATATGAACTCTCAAATAATACAGCCAAACAATATTTGTATGATGATATAATCGAAGCGTATGTAGTTTCTAGTGACGAAGACGGTAATTTTTTTAAGACGATTTCATTGCAGACAGTGCCAACTTCCCAAACTCCCTCGATTGGTTTTAGCGTTCCAATAGATGCTTCAAATACCTATATTGATTATCGCATTGGAAATAAAGTTTATGTAAAACTTAAAAACCAATTTACAGACTTATACTATGGCGGATTAAGAATTGGAAGCTTATATGTGAGCAATGCCGGCGATCCAACAATTGGCAGGATTTCTCAAAATGATTATAAAAATGTACTGAATGCTTCCTGTACAATAATTGATGAAAATACTTTGGTGGAATCGCTTTCTATAGAAGAGGCTCTTAAGGACAATAAATTAAACACATTAATAGAACTAAATGATGTCGAATTTACAGAGGCAGCTTTAGGGCGCCATTATTTTGAAGAATCAAATAATGTGGGCGGATCAACCAATTGGAATTTGCGAGATAAAACCGGAAACCAAATTATTTTTAGAACCAGCAGTTATGCAAAATTTGCAGATCATTTTGTGCCGGAAGGAAGTGGAAAAGTAAGAGGGGTTTTAACCAAATTTGGCACAGATTATCAATTGATGGTAAGATCTGACAGTGATATTGATATGAATGGAAAAAGAAATGTCCCATTTTTTGCAGAAGATTTTCAATCGGTTAAAAACAATGTCAATTTTGCGCTTCCAGGTTGGAGCAATATTGTAGAAAAAGCAACTAAACTGTGGAAGAGTATGGTGTACGCTGGAAATGGCTACGCAGAGTTTAATACCACAAGTACGACAGCAGCCGAAAATATTGCATGGCTTGTTTCTCCTAAAATTAATTTAGCAGGATATAAAAATGCCGTGCTTTCTTTTAGAAGTGCACAGCACGATTTAAAAATGGATTCGCCTTTAAATACGTTAGAAATTTATGTTTCAACCAATTTTGATGGTTCGAATGTTACCAAGGCAAAATGGACAAAATTAGAAGCTAAAGTTCCTTCTTTAGCAACACCAACACGTGAATTTATAAGCTCTGGAGGAATTGATCTCTCGGCGTATTCTGGAAATATTCATATTGCATTTAAATACATCGGTTCTGGAAAAGATAAAACTTTAAACGGTGCTTTTATGGTTGATGATATTAAGATTTTTGGAGAAAAATAG
- the hflX gene encoding GTPase HflX — MLEKEVINFERTVIVGIVTQNQSEEKLNEYLDELEFLTFTAGGEVIKRFSQKMERPNPKTFVGTGKIDDINLFVKENKISTVIFDDELTPSQQKNISRIIDCKILDRTNLILDIFAQRAETSYARTQVELAQCQYLLPRLSGLWTHLERQKGGIGMRGPGETEIETDRRIVRDRISLLKDKIKTIDKQMSIQRSNRGAMVRVALVGYTNVGKSTLMNAIGKSDVFVENKLFATLDTTVRKVVIKNLPFLLSDTVGFIRKLPTQLVDSFKSTLDEVREADLLLHVVDISHPDFEDHIESVNKTLQEIKSNDKPTIMVFNKIDAYRHLTIEEDDLITERTRKHYTLEEWKQTWMNDVGEGKALFISAREKENFEEFRETVYEAVRQIHITRFPYNKFLYPDYKDAIEKEEENEE; from the coding sequence ATGTTAGAAAAAGAAGTTATAAATTTTGAGAGAACAGTAATTGTTGGAATTGTTACTCAAAATCAAAGTGAAGAAAAACTAAATGAATATTTGGACGAATTAGAGTTTTTGACATTTACCGCAGGAGGTGAAGTTATTAAACGCTTTTCGCAGAAAATGGAACGTCCGAATCCGAAGACTTTCGTGGGTACGGGAAAAATTGATGACATCAATCTTTTTGTAAAAGAAAACAAAATATCGACAGTAATTTTTGATGATGAATTAACGCCTTCACAGCAAAAAAATATTTCGAGAATTATTGATTGTAAAATTCTGGATAGAACCAATTTGATTCTGGATATTTTTGCGCAGCGAGCTGAAACTTCATATGCAAGAACTCAGGTAGAATTGGCTCAATGTCAGTACTTACTTCCAAGACTTTCTGGTTTATGGACACACCTTGAGCGTCAAAAAGGGGGTATTGGTATGCGTGGACCTGGAGAAACAGAGATCGAAACCGACAGACGTATTGTGCGTGACAGAATTTCGTTGTTGAAAGATAAAATCAAAACCATTGACAAGCAAATGAGCATTCAGCGTAGTAATCGCGGTGCGATGGTTCGTGTGGCTTTGGTTGGTTACACAAACGTTGGGAAATCGACTTTGATGAATGCAATAGGTAAAAGTGATGTTTTTGTTGAGAACAAATTGTTTGCAACTTTGGACACTACAGTTCGAAAAGTGGTGATTAAAAACTTACCTTTTTTGCTTTCTGATACCGTTGGTTTTATTCGAAAACTGCCAACCCAATTGGTTGATTCTTTTAAAAGTACACTAGATGAGGTTCGTGAAGCAGATTTGCTTTTGCATGTTGTAGATATTTCACATCCAGATTTTGAGGATCATATCGAATCTGTAAACAAAACGTTGCAGGAAATTAAAAGTAATGATAAGCCAACGATCATGGTTTTCAATAAAATCGATGCTTACCGTCATCTCACTATTGAAGAAGATGATTTAATTACCGAAAGAACCCGCAAACATTATACACTCGAAGAATGGAAACAAACTTGGATGAATGATGTAGGAGAAGGCAAAGCTTTATTTATCTCAGCAAGAGAAAAAGAAAACTTTGAAGAATTTAGAGAAACGGTTTATGAAGCTGTTCGACAAATTCATATTACTCGTTTTCCTTATAATAAATTCTTGTATCCAGATTATAAGGATGCGATTGAGAAGGAAGAAGAAAATGAGGAATAA
- a CDS encoding DUF3078 domain-containing protein, protein MRKLALLLCILANFAIVQAQNSEKELIQNTEKAVKKINDTIEGEGWKAKGTVSLLLNQSSFNNWIAGGEDSFSGTLGINYDFNYKKDDVTWDNKILASYGLLQTKNTDFGKKTDDRLEFNSIVGKRAFGEWYYSFFLNFRTQFTTGYIYGQDANGKEIRTEQTKFMSPGYLTTGPGIYWSKDENLKINFAPLTSKFTFVDNAYTSGIDRFTGLPYVDGDYFGVDEGKTMRYELGFYASLYYKLAIMTNVTAENTLNLYSNYLEHPQNVDINYSLNIIMKINKFLSANLAFQAIYDDNAFEGLQTREVFGLGVNFGF, encoded by the coding sequence ATGAGAAAGCTGGCGTTATTACTATGCATTTTAGCGAACTTTGCTATTGTTCAGGCACAAAATTCAGAAAAAGAATTAATTCAGAATACCGAAAAAGCAGTAAAAAAAATTAATGATACTATTGAAGGAGAAGGCTGGAAAGCAAAAGGAACAGTATCTCTTTTGTTAAACCAATCAAGCTTCAACAACTGGATCGCTGGTGGTGAAGATAGTTTTTCTGGAACTTTAGGAATAAACTATGACTTTAATTATAAAAAAGACGATGTAACCTGGGATAATAAAATCCTTGCTTCTTACGGACTTTTACAAACTAAAAATACCGACTTCGGAAAAAAAACCGATGACCGATTAGAGTTTAATTCAATTGTAGGGAAAAGAGCTTTTGGCGAGTGGTACTACTCTTTCTTTTTAAACTTTAGAACGCAATTTACAACGGGTTATATTTACGGTCAGGATGCTAACGGAAAAGAAATTAGAACTGAGCAGACTAAATTCATGTCACCTGGATATCTAACTACTGGACCTGGTATTTACTGGTCTAAAGATGAAAATCTGAAAATAAATTTTGCACCGCTTACTTCAAAATTCACTTTTGTAGACAATGCTTATACAAGCGGAATTGATAGATTTACAGGTCTGCCTTATGTAGATGGCGATTATTTTGGAGTTGACGAAGGCAAAACGATGCGCTATGAACTAGGTTTTTATGCTTCACTTTATTACAAATTGGCTATTATGACCAATGTAACTGCAGAAAACACATTGAATTTATACTCTAATTATTTAGAACATCCTCAAAATGTTGATATCAATTACTCTTTGAATATCATTATGAAAATAAACAAATTCTTATCTGCTAACTTAGCATTCCAAGCAATTTACGATGATAACGCTTTTGAAGGTCTCCAAACTCGAGAAGTATTTGGTTTAGGAGTTAACTTCGGATTTTAA
- a CDS encoding DUF2480 family protein, which yields MEEIINKVANSALEVFDLEDYYPKGMRVQIDISQWLLEGFLLKEKDFREHLKNHDWSQYQDQYVAVHCSTDAIIPAWALILVSVHLAPYAKKVVNGTIEDLDASLYEEILSKIDYSVYKSKPVIVKGCSRKPVPMRAYILAANYLQPFARSIMYGEACSAVPLYKESKK from the coding sequence ATGGAAGAAATTATCAATAAAGTTGCCAATAGTGCTTTAGAAGTTTTTGATTTAGAGGATTATTATCCAAAAGGAATGCGTGTGCAAATTGACATTTCGCAATGGCTTTTGGAAGGATTTTTATTGAAAGAAAAAGACTTTAGAGAGCACCTAAAAAATCATGATTGGTCGCAATATCAGGATCAATATGTTGCTGTACATTGCAGTACAGATGCTATTATTCCAGCTTGGGCATTAATTCTGGTTAGTGTTCATTTGGCTCCGTATGCCAAAAAAGTAGTTAACGGAACAATCGAAGATCTTGATGCAAGTCTTTACGAAGAGATTTTAAGTAAAATTGATTATTCTGTTTACAAAAGCAAACCCGTAATTGTAAAAGGATGTTCTAGAAAACCCGTTCCTATGCGTGCTTATATTTTAGCTGCAAATTATTTACAGCCATTTGCTCGCAGCATAATGTATGGCGAAGCATGCTCTGCAGTACCTTTATACAAAGAATCTAAGAAATAA
- a CDS encoding SUF system Fe-S cluster assembly protein: protein MEQEIDTNELGESIVKILKGIYDPEIPVDIYELGLIYDVMVNTDYEVKILMTLTSPNCPVAESLPREVEEKVKTIEHIKDVEVEITFDPPWSKDLMSEEAKLELGML, encoded by the coding sequence ATGGAACAAGAAATAGACACAAACGAATTAGGAGAATCAATCGTAAAAATTTTAAAAGGAATTTACGATCCTGAGATCCCTGTTGATATTTACGAGTTAGGATTAATTTATGACGTAATGGTAAATACAGATTACGAAGTGAAAATCCTAATGACTCTTACATCTCCAAACTGCCCAGTTGCAGAAAGCTTACCACGTGAAGTTGAAGAGAAAGTAAAAACAATCGAGCACATTAAAGATGTTGAAGTAGAAATTACTTTTGATCCACCTTGGAGTAAAGATTTAATGAGTGAAGAAGCGAAATTAGAATTAGGAATGCTTTAA
- a CDS encoding SufE family protein has product MTIKEIQNEIIDEFSMFDDWMQRYEYIIELGKTLPLIKEEYKTDENLIKGCQSKVWLQGEEQDDKIVFTADSDAILTKGIIAILIRAFSNQKAKDILEADVDFIDEIGLKEHLSATRANGLVSMIKNIKMYALAFDSKNKN; this is encoded by the coding sequence ATGACAATAAAAGAAATACAAAACGAAATAATAGATGAATTCTCAATGTTCGACGACTGGATGCAGCGTTATGAATACATCATCGAGCTAGGAAAAACGCTTCCGCTGATTAAAGAAGAATATAAAACCGATGAGAATTTAATTAAAGGATGTCAGTCAAAAGTTTGGTTACAAGGTGAAGAACAAGACGATAAAATTGTTTTCACGGCAGATAGCGACGCTATTTTGACCAAAGGAATAATTGCAATTTTAATTCGTGCTTTCTCTAATCAAAAAGCAAAAGATATTCTTGAAGCTGATGTCGATTTTATTGATGAAATCGGCTTAAAAGAGCATTTATCAGCAACACGTGCTAACGGTTTGGTTTCGATGATTAAAAACATCAAAATGTATGCTTTAGCATTTGATTCAAAAAACAAAAATTAA
- a CDS encoding cysteine desulfurase: MLDIQKIRADFPILNQKVNGKPLVYFDNGATSQKPQVVIDAEVKYYQEINANIHRGVHTLSQLATDAYEVSRGKVKEHINAKHAHEVLFTSGTTHGINLVTNGFASILKPSDEVIVSSLEHHSNIVPWQMLCEKTGAVLKVIPINENGELILEEFDALLSEKTKVVTLNHISNALGIINPIKYIIDKAHSVGAAVLIDGAQAVPHLKPDVQELDCDFYAFSGHKMCGPTGTGILYGKEEWLNKLPPYQGGGEMIKEVTFEKTTYADLPHKFEAGTPNIAGGIVLGTAIDYLNTIGFENIQEYEHELLEYATKRLSEIEGLRIYGTGKNKASVVSFNIDGIHPYDIGSIIDKLGIAVRTGHHCAQPIMSFFCIPGTIRASFSFYNTKEEIDLMVDAVKKAQTMLS; encoded by the coding sequence ATGCTAGATATTCAAAAAATAAGAGCTGATTTTCCAATTCTTAACCAAAAAGTTAACGGAAAACCTTTAGTATATTTCGACAACGGAGCTACTTCTCAGAAACCACAAGTTGTGATCGATGCGGAAGTAAAATATTATCAAGAAATCAACGCCAATATTCACCGTGGCGTTCACACTTTAAGCCAGTTAGCTACTGACGCTTACGAGGTTTCTCGTGGTAAAGTAAAAGAACATATAAACGCAAAACATGCTCATGAAGTGCTTTTTACTTCTGGAACAACTCATGGTATTAATTTAGTAACCAATGGTTTTGCTTCAATTTTAAAACCAAGTGACGAAGTAATTGTTTCGTCATTGGAACATCACAGTAATATTGTGCCTTGGCAGATGTTGTGTGAAAAAACAGGGGCGGTTTTAAAAGTAATTCCAATTAATGAAAACGGAGAATTAATTCTAGAAGAGTTTGATGCTTTGCTTTCGGAAAAAACAAAGGTGGTTACACTTAACCATATTTCAAATGCACTTGGAATCATTAATCCGATAAAATATATAATTGATAAAGCGCACTCTGTTGGTGCCGCTGTTTTAATTGACGGTGCTCAGGCAGTTCCGCATTTAAAACCAGATGTTCAAGAATTGGATTGCGATTTCTATGCTTTTTCAGGACATAAAATGTGCGGTCCAACCGGAACTGGAATTTTATACGGAAAAGAAGAATGGTTAAACAAACTTCCTCCTTATCAAGGCGGCGGCGAAATGATCAAAGAAGTTACTTTCGAGAAAACTACTTACGCAGATTTGCCTCATAAATTTGAAGCAGGTACACCAAATATTGCCGGCGGAATTGTTCTTGGAACTGCAATTGATTATTTGAATACTATTGGTTTCGAAAATATTCAAGAGTACGAACACGAACTTTTGGAATACGCCACAAAACGTTTATCTGAAATAGAAGGTTTGAGAATCTACGGAACGGGGAAAAATAAAGCATCTGTAGTTTCGTTTAATATTGATGGAATTCATCCGTATGATATTGGTTCTATTATAGATAAATTAGGAATTGCCGTAAGAACCGGACATCATTGTGCACAGCCAATTATGAGTTTCTTCTGTATTCCTGGAACAATTCGTGCTTCTTTCTCTTTTTATAATACTAAAGAAGAAATTGATTTAATGGTTGATGCCGTTAAAAAAGCACAAACAATGCTAAGCTAA
- a CDS encoding serine hydrolase, which produces MKKFLKVFLLVVVLAFLYFGFTTYPKLDLISGFSAKSIASGHFIDNRSKELIEKTDNDIDMIDLATNAIDDAGKFATSNVYGLKERKAIYREGLGAVLINDDFDVSKPYLLPKRTKLVNNLPFPYGNKEPKDTAFSNIDYSKLKKAVDNAFDKPSGGTKRTRAVVVLYKDKLIAEKYDKGFNKDSKILGWSMTKSITSSAFGVLAKQGKIDIYKPAPVKEWQNDERKNITLNDLLHMNSGLEWEENYSTICDATKMLFQAEDMGKVQLDKPAQFKPNTHWNYSSGTTNLLSLILRRQFKTQQEYLDFWYSAVIDKIGMNSMIVEQDMSGTFVGSSYGWATPRDWSKFGLLYLRKGNWNGEQILDESWVKYTATPTNTSEGKYGAQFWLNAGGKFPDVPRDMFYCSGYQGQMVAIIPSLDMVIVRMGVREGDKSFDFNGFLKEVISSVKK; this is translated from the coding sequence ATGAAAAAATTTCTCAAAGTATTTCTGCTTGTAGTTGTTCTGGCTTTTTTATATTTCGGATTTACAACTTACCCTAAACTGGATTTGATTTCTGGATTTTCTGCCAAGAGTATTGCATCAGGACATTTTATAGATAATCGTTCGAAAGAATTAATTGAAAAAACCGACAATGATATCGACATGATTGATTTGGCAACGAATGCAATTGATGATGCAGGAAAATTTGCAACTTCAAATGTTTATGGTTTAAAAGAAAGAAAAGCGATTTACAGAGAAGGTTTAGGTGCTGTTTTGATTAATGATGATTTTGATGTTTCGAAACCGTATCTGCTGCCAAAGAGAACCAAATTGGTTAATAATCTTCCTTTTCCTTACGGTAATAAGGAGCCAAAAGATACCGCATTTTCGAATATTGATTATTCCAAATTAAAAAAAGCGGTTGATAATGCTTTTGATAAACCTAGTGGCGGAACAAAAAGAACCCGTGCAGTTGTGGTTTTATATAAAGACAAATTAATTGCCGAAAAATACGATAAAGGTTTTAATAAAGACAGCAAAATTTTAGGCTGGTCGATGACAAAAAGTATCACAAGTTCGGCTTTTGGTGTTTTGGCAAAACAAGGAAAAATCGATATTTACAAACCGGCACCAGTTAAAGAATGGCAAAATGACGAACGCAAAAATATTACGCTTAACGATTTGCTTCACATGAATTCTGGTTTAGAATGGGAAGAGAATTACAGTACAATCTGCGATGCCACAAAAATGCTTTTTCAGGCTGAAGATATGGGGAAAGTGCAGTTGGATAAACCAGCTCAATTTAAACCCAATACACATTGGAATTATTCTTCTGGAACAACCAATTTATTATCCCTGATTTTAAGAAGACAATTTAAAACACAGCAAGAATATCTTGATTTTTGGTACAGCGCTGTAATCGACAAAATAGGAATGAATTCGATGATTGTAGAGCAGGATATGAGTGGAACTTTTGTAGGTTCATCATACGGATGGGCAACACCGCGCGATTGGTCAAAATTTGGATTGTTATATCTAAGAAAAGGAAATTGGAACGGCGAACAAATCCTTGACGAAAGCTGGGTTAAATATACCGCAACACCAACAAATACTTCTGAAGGAAAATACGGTGCGCAATTTTGGCTAAACGCAGGAGGGAAGTTCCCTGATGTTCCTCGTGATATGTTTTACTGCAGTGGTTATCAAGGCCAGATGGTAGCGATTATTCCGTCTCTGGATATGGTAATTGTGAGAATGGGAGTGAGAGAAGGTGATAAAAGTTTTGACTTTAATGGGTTTTTGAAAGAGGTTATTTCTTCAGTAAAAAAATAA